In Cryptomeria japonica chromosome 10, Sugi_1.0, whole genome shotgun sequence, a genomic segment contains:
- the LOC131070343 gene encoding F-box/kelch-repeat protein At1g57790-like → MEPYEPDKGLLLDLVSAWKSESEMNLKGKIAMNGEQIEMNNRIWSRLPEELLIVVLSSLPTIVSRNFRVVCKRWQDLLLPSPMFREISSTLVPSSSPAFLVGAAYSPYRRKTHRLYLLDSQPVGVYPFSLDFLGRGRFSVLTSCKGILCCRSSDRPFFYIFNHLTRTSLSLGSPANPKRLPHKCSSFRYLGFYGLAFDSAKRSCILVIGYNNPMNGERNNMEMQIYDSYTNEWSLINMNLSSPIIPSTGGIYSKGSFYWINGDSSMIITFHLAVFNVANRNWSIIELPSGPENYGDPSHWNLAGSDGNVLVAYKKDLSLWKLDEENKSWSELHLFPRSLREENMRRLNDHSRRNLGIEVVANSCGWILVYMGGYKMIVFDAQGRIILCIEGKLLEFFQDIGCSWDVFGYEINNVWWP, encoded by the coding sequence ATGGAACCGTATGAGCCTGACAAAGGCCTTCTTTTAGATCTTGTATCCGCATGGAAATCGGAGTCAGAGATGAATTTGAAAGGAAAAATTGCAATGAATGGAGAGCAGATAGAGATGAACAACAGGATTTGGAGTAGGCTACCAGAGGAGCTATTAATTGTAGTTTTGTCTAGTCTGCCCACTATCGTTAGTAGGAATTTCAGAGTCGTCTGTAAACGATGGCAGGATTTGCTTCTACCCTCACCCATGTTTCGAGAGATATCATCGACGCTTGTGCCTTCCTCCTCTCCTGCTTTCCTCGTTGGTGCCGCCTATTCACCATACAGGCGGAAAACACATCGTTTATATCTCCTTGACTCACAGCCAGTCGGGGTGTATCCATTCTCGTTAGATTTCCTGGGACGTGGGCGCTTCAGCGTTTTGACGTCCTGCAAGGGCATCCTTTGTTGTCGTTCAAGTGATAGGCCTTTCTTCTACATTTTCAACCATCTTACCAGGACATCGCTTTCCCTAGGGTCTCCCGCTAACCCTAAAAGGCTTCCCCATAAGTGTTCTTCTTTCCGATATTTAGGATTCTATGGATTGGCATTCGATTCTGCCAAAAGGAGCTGCATCTTGGTTATAGGATACAACAATCCCATGAATGGAGAAAGGAACAATATGGAGATGCAGATTTATGATTCATACACTAATGAATGGAGCCTAATCAACATGAATCTATCCAGTCCAATTATTCCATCGACGGGAGGGATTTATTCAAAAGGGAGTTTTTATTGGATTAATGGTGATAGTTCTATGATTATTACATTTCATCTTGCAGTATTCAATGTTGCAAACAGGAATTGGAGTATTATAGAGCTACCAAGCGGACCTGAGAATTATGGTGACCCTTCTCATTGGAATTTAGCTGGGTCTGATGGGAATGTGCTTGTGGCGTATAAGAAAGATCTTTCATTATGGAAGTTGGATGAAGAAAACAAAAGCTGGTCAGAATTGCATTTGTTTCCGAGGAGCTTGCGTGAGGAAAACATGAGGCGTCTAAATGATCATTCTCGCCGGAATTTGGGAATAGAAGTGGTGGCTAACAGTTGTGGATGGATTTTGGTATATATGGGCGGTTACAAGATGATTGTATTTGACGCACAGGGGAGAATAATTCTGTGCATTGAAGGTAAGTTACTTGAATTCTTTCAAGATATTGGGTGTTCATGGGACGTTTTTGGCTACGAaatcaacaatgtttggtggcctTGA